ATTAAAGGGACTGCCGATAAACAGAGCGCATTAGATTATAAAACGAACCGTACTCAAATGGTGCATTTTTTAAAATTTCATTTTAACGAAGATGAGATAAAACAATTTGAAATCGGCAAAAGCTTAATTGCCGTCAATCATCCTGAATACAATTATAGCACTGTTATAGAACCGCAATTAAAGCGGGAGTTGTTAGATGATCTATTGCAATAAAAAATATATTTGCGCTATAAAGTAATTTTTTTGTTTTAATTAATGAGACTAGACTATTATTAGCAAACAATAAAAAATAATACAATAAAATAATAATAAAACAATATACAGAGAGATGACATGGCTTACTTGTTGAAATCAGAACAAAGTTTTGTTTTAGAAATATTGCTTGGCACAACAATTTCGGAGTATAAAAGAATAAGGAAAGATTTAAAATTTTCAGAGAATATAACGTCTATCGACTATTTAAGTCTTTTATATATCAAACTTAATATATCTGCAATAGATGACAAGATTTTTAAAAGTATACTCGGTTCGCTGAGGACTGCGGATTCTATGATTATCAAGGGCAAAGAAATTATTGTATTTTTGCCCGGAACAGATAAAGAAGGCGTTTTACATTTAGAAGCCGGAATAAGAGAATTTTTAGACGATCTTTATGAAGGATATGTGAGCGTGTCATACCCAGAAGACGGTGATAACAAAATAGAATTGATTAATAATTTTAAAAAATATATAAGATTAAAATTTAATGAAGATTCAGAGCTGCTGAAAAACATTAATTAAATTTTTATTTAGTTAACATTTTAAAGATGGTGCCGAAGGCCGGAATCGAACCGGCACGGATATTATCCACCACCCCCTCAAGATGGCGTGTCTACCAGTTCCACCACTTCGGCAGTTTTAATACTTTATACTTTAGATAACACACAATATAATGAAATTTTTTTAATGCATTCTTCTGCGTTTTACAGCTTTACAAATTTATATATTATAATATTATTATATTATAATTCAGTCCTTTAACTATTTTTTTGATTTCTCGCTTGTCTTATTATTAACAACCGTGCTGTTTTTTGCAGGCGTTTTAACAAGAGCGCTATTATTGGCAGCTTTACCGGTATGATTTGCCGTAATTTTTTTGGCTGTAATCTTCTTAGAAATATTTAGACTGCCGGTTTTTTTTACTGCATTTTTGCCTGCTGCAGATGTTTTTTTAGCAGAAAGATAGTGTTTTATGGATATTGGCGCAACCTGCTTTGCCGCTATATAGCTTATTAAAAACGCCGAACCAAGAAAAATTACCGCAAGCACGGCGGTAGTTTTGGTTAAAAAATTTCCGGCTCCTGAAGCCCCGAACACGGTTTGGGAACTCCCGCCGAAGACGGCGCCCATTTCCTGACCCTTACCCTGCTGCATTAAAATTACGATGATAAGAAAAATAGCCGAAACTATAAGAACAACTGTTAAAAAAGCAATCATAGTATAATTATTAATTATTTATTAAAATTAGTTAAATTAGCTTGCAAAGAATCTATTTATTTACTATTTTATTATTTTATTATGCACAAAACAATAAAAAACTGTTTTCTTATATATTAATGATAATTAAATATACAAGTTAATTGTT
This genomic stretch from Candidatus Acididesulfobacter guangdongensis harbors:
- the secG gene encoding preprotein translocase subunit SecG, which codes for MIAFLTVVLIVSAIFLIIVILMQQGKGQEMGAVFGGSSQTVFGASGAGNFLTKTTAVLAVIFLGSAFLISYIAAKQVAPISIKHYLSAKKTSAAGKNAVKKTGSLNISKKITAKKITANHTGKAANNSALVKTPAKNSTVVNNKTSEKSKK